A stretch of Paenibacillus sp. URB8-2 DNA encodes these proteins:
- a CDS encoding TetR/AcrR family transcriptional regulator, producing the protein MPENKHDAMAARTKELIKETFVRLVEKEGFGGVSVRNLTASAGINRGTFYLHYKDKYDLMEQIQTEILDGLQKVMVVDISSVELQQTYLDEQPYAPFVYIFQYLHEHGGLIRLLLGPKGESGFPGKMKEVVSESFYKKLFNHHTFENNPSIPKEYLTAFSVSVFLGVTEEWLNQDPPYSPEQIAVIYIKLLFFQPFR; encoded by the coding sequence ATGCCTGAGAATAAACATGATGCAATGGCGGCCCGCACCAAAGAGCTAATCAAGGAAACCTTCGTCCGTTTAGTTGAGAAAGAGGGCTTCGGCGGGGTGTCTGTCCGGAATTTAACTGCAAGTGCAGGGATAAATCGAGGAACATTTTATCTCCACTACAAAGATAAATATGATTTAATGGAACAAATTCAAACGGAGATTCTGGATGGCTTGCAGAAGGTCATGGTAGTGGATATCTCTTCGGTTGAGCTTCAGCAAACCTATTTAGATGAACAGCCCTATGCTCCATTCGTTTACATATTCCAATATCTGCATGAGCATGGGGGCTTAATCCGATTGCTGTTAGGTCCCAAAGGAGAATCCGGCTTCCCGGGCAAAATGAAAGAGGTGGTGAGCGAAAGCTTCTATAAGAAGCTGTTCAACCACCATACTTTTGAAAATAACCCTTCGATCCCGAAAGAATATTTGACCGCTTTCTCGGTATCCGTATTTCTTGGTGTCACGGAGGAGTGGTTAAACCAGGACCCGCCTTATTCCCCGGAACAAATAGCCGTAATTTATATCAAATTACTCTTCTTTCAGCCTTTTAGATAA
- a CDS encoding NADP-dependent oxidoreductase produces MTIKGDMKAVRIHEYGGTEVIRYEVTPIPEIDQDEVLIKVAATAFNPVDAAIRMGALKNIFPHQMPYIPNVEASGVIESIGGAVTNFKPGDPVFVFLDMTKDGAAAEYVVTKAENAALAPKSIDLQDAGAIPVGALTAWQGLFDHGKLQDGQRVLITAAAGGVGSYAVQLAKWKGAHVIGTASEASFPLLQGLGIDQIIDYKHEAVEEKVSEKLDLILNLAPEGPAELNKWLPLLKEGGIFVSTTSPADAELANRSGVQTIRMYVGRNAGQLSQIAALVDEGRIKPVITERVKLDDLALIHNKSQAGKIRGKVLINLDWRQ; encoded by the coding sequence ATGACAATAAAAGGTGATATGAAAGCTGTCAGAATTCATGAATATGGCGGCACCGAGGTTATTCGTTATGAAGTGACTCCTATCCCTGAAATAGACCAAGATGAAGTATTAATCAAGGTGGCTGCGACTGCGTTTAATCCTGTGGATGCAGCGATTCGAATGGGAGCGCTGAAGAACATTTTTCCTCATCAGATGCCGTATATCCCGAATGTCGAAGCATCCGGCGTCATTGAAAGCATCGGCGGGGCCGTAACAAACTTTAAACCGGGTGATCCCGTCTTTGTCTTTCTGGATATGACCAAAGACGGCGCCGCTGCCGAATATGTCGTGACCAAAGCTGAAAATGCCGCTCTTGCTCCTAAGAGTATTGATCTCCAGGATGCTGGCGCAATTCCTGTAGGGGCTTTAACGGCTTGGCAAGGATTGTTCGATCATGGCAAGCTTCAAGATGGCCAGCGTGTACTGATTACCGCAGCCGCAGGCGGAGTCGGATCTTATGCCGTTCAACTGGCCAAGTGGAAGGGTGCACATGTAATTGGCACAGCTTCGGAAGCGAGCTTCCCGCTTCTCCAAGGACTTGGGATCGATCAGATTATTGACTATAAGCATGAGGCTGTGGAGGAAAAAGTAAGCGAAAAGCTGGACCTGATTCTCAATCTTGCTCCGGAAGGCCCGGCGGAATTGAATAAGTGGCTGCCCTTGCTGAAAGAGGGGGGGATTTTTGTATCGACCACAAGTCCAGCGGACGCTGAACTCGCCAATCGTTCGGGTGTCCAGACGATCCGAATGTATGTGGGGCGCAATGCCGGACAGCTTTCGCAAATTGCCGCATTGGTAGACGAAGGGCGAATTAAGCCCGTAATTACCGAAAGAGTAAAGCTTGACGATCTGGCGCTGATTCACAACAAAAGTCAGGCAGGAAAAATCCGGGGGAAAGTATTGATTAACTTGGATTGGCGGCAGTAA
- a CDS encoding IclR family transcriptional regulator, with product MNGTQTLSRALDILFALAEAGDTLTVSEIAEKVSIPESTTYRFLQTLEQNGIVERRGRSRIALGLRILDLARSLNLQFQRDLLPLALPIMEELTEKVQETSVLFVRTGNNAVCIQNVKSNSLIQFSIENGRILPLHLGASGKCILAFESGKVIERIFQTIEDAGDRARLEAELDAARAQNYIITKGEVDPDVFAVAVPITDGHGQAVASLSVAGPSFRCNPEREGFITEAVKHAAAELSRRMGAGH from the coding sequence ATGAACGGAACACAAACGCTCAGTCGCGCGCTGGATATCCTGTTCGCCTTGGCGGAAGCAGGCGATACGCTTACGGTCAGCGAGATTGCCGAGAAGGTATCGATACCGGAGAGCACCACGTACCGGTTTCTCCAGACGCTGGAGCAGAACGGCATAGTAGAGAGAAGGGGGAGAAGCCGAATCGCCCTTGGTTTGCGGATTCTCGATTTGGCCCGGAGTCTCAACCTGCAGTTTCAACGGGACCTGCTGCCCCTGGCGCTGCCGATTATGGAGGAGCTGACGGAGAAGGTGCAGGAGACGTCAGTGCTGTTCGTGCGGACCGGCAATAATGCCGTGTGCATCCAGAATGTCAAAAGCAACAGCCTGATCCAGTTCTCCATCGAGAATGGACGGATTTTACCGCTGCATTTGGGCGCTTCAGGCAAATGTATTCTTGCTTTTGAGAGCGGCAAGGTCATTGAGCGGATTTTTCAGACCATAGAAGACGCGGGGGACAGAGCGCGCCTGGAAGCGGAGCTTGACGCTGCACGGGCTCAGAATTATATTATCACAAAGGGCGAGGTGGACCCCGATGTGTTCGCCGTCGCCGTCCCGATTACGGACGGCCACGGACAGGCGGTAGCCAGTCTGTCCGTGGCCGGTCCAAGCTTCCGCTGCAACCCGGAGCGGGAGGGCTTTATCACTGAAGCGGTTAAACATGCTGCGGCCGAATTATCGCGGCGAATGGGGGCTGGACATTAA
- a CDS encoding ABC transporter permease has translation MIDRMLEYLSKNHDVYFEAVLTHIGISIAVVLIGILIAVPLGVLCAKFLKLSQPVQGLFNILRLIPSLAILIVIMPVLGTGLAPAVFALTLLAFPAILINTSIGFTGISPSVIEAAKGMGMSPRRILFTVEFPLAFPMIITGIRTAAVEVIASATLAAYIGSGGLGELIIIGLSLPSTAILLVGGVSVAILSIAADVILSITQKRLTKYLWVN, from the coding sequence TTGATTGATCGGATGCTCGAATATCTGTCCAAGAACCACGACGTCTATTTTGAAGCCGTACTGACGCACATCGGCATCAGTATTGCGGTTGTGTTGATTGGAATATTGATAGCCGTTCCTTTAGGGGTATTGTGCGCAAAGTTTTTGAAGCTGTCCCAGCCGGTGCAAGGACTGTTTAACATCCTCCGTCTGATTCCGAGTCTTGCGATTCTGATTGTGATTATGCCGGTGCTCGGAACAGGGCTTGCTCCCGCAGTTTTTGCCTTGACGCTGCTGGCTTTTCCGGCAATTTTGATTAACACAAGCATTGGCTTCACAGGAATCAGCCCCTCGGTTATCGAGGCGGCCAAAGGCATGGGGATGAGCCCGCGGAGGATTTTGTTCACGGTTGAATTTCCGCTTGCCTTTCCTATGATCATCACGGGAATAAGAACGGCTGCCGTGGAAGTGATTGCGAGTGCGACATTGGCCGCTTACATCGGTTCCGGCGGTCTTGGCGAATTAATCATCATCGGACTCAGTCTGCCGAGCACAGCCATTTTACTCGTCGGGGGGGTGTCGGTAGCTATACTATCCATTGCCGCGGATGTGATTCTATCCATTACCCAGAAGAGACTTACGAAATATTTGTGGGTTAACTGA
- a CDS encoding glycine betaine ABC transporter substrate-binding protein, which produces MKKSFKSILSISLLTIVVLSTLLSLTGCSKESASGPAITVGSKDFTESLVLAEIYAKALEENGFSVNRQFNIGGEGPHAALLKGSIDFYPEYTGTALTVILKEPALFDAKEVYDKVSAEYKDKFKLVLLDQANINDSQGLVITKKASDEFGIKTISDLQKNADKIRYASNGSFDEREDGLIGLRKVYGEFNFKSSKVYDDGIKYQVLKNDEADLAVAYTTEGSLVDPQFVVLDDDKHLWPPYYVAPVVRENVVKDSPKVANILNAVSAKLDNPTIIKLNAAVDIDKKEYEEVADDYFETIKADVEAAAGK; this is translated from the coding sequence ATGAAAAAATCCTTTAAGTCCATACTCAGCATCTCGTTGCTAACCATCGTCGTACTGTCCACCTTGCTCTCACTCACTGGCTGCTCAAAAGAAAGCGCAAGCGGCCCGGCAATTACGGTAGGCTCCAAAGATTTCACGGAGTCGCTGGTTCTTGCGGAGATTTACGCGAAGGCGCTTGAAGAGAACGGATTCTCGGTGAACAGACAATTTAATATCGGCGGGGAAGGACCTCACGCGGCGCTGCTGAAAGGCAGCATCGACTTCTACCCGGAATATACCGGAACAGCGTTAACGGTTATTTTGAAGGAACCGGCATTGTTTGACGCCAAAGAAGTATACGACAAGGTTTCTGCCGAATATAAAGACAAGTTTAAGCTTGTCCTGCTAGACCAGGCCAACATCAATGACTCGCAAGGTCTTGTCATCACCAAGAAAGCTTCGGATGAATTCGGCATCAAGACGATTTCCGATCTGCAGAAGAATGCCGACAAAATCAGATATGCCTCCAACGGTTCGTTTGATGAACGCGAGGATGGCCTTATCGGTTTGAGAAAAGTGTATGGAGAGTTCAACTTCAAATCCTCAAAGGTATATGACGACGGCATCAAGTATCAGGTGCTTAAAAATGACGAGGCCGATCTGGCCGTAGCGTACACGACAGAGGGCTCGCTGGTCGATCCGCAGTTCGTTGTGCTGGATGATGACAAACACTTGTGGCCTCCTTATTATGTGGCGCCGGTTGTCAGAGAGAACGTAGTAAAGGATTCGCCGAAGGTGGCGAATATACTGAACGCCGTGTCGGCAAAGCTTGACAACCCTACGATTATCAAGCTCAACGCCGCCGTCGATATTGACAAAAAAGAGTATGAAGAAGTGGCGGACGACTATTTCGAGACCATCAAGGCTGATGTGGAAGCGGCAGCAGGCAAATAA
- a CDS encoding ABC transporter ATP-binding protein has translation MSKTALEFKNIRKRFSHTETDAVSDVSITVDEGDFVTILGTSGSGKTTLLKMVNRIYESTSGDIYFYGENIKKLKVEDYRRKIGYVIQQIGLFPHMTVADNIATVPKILRWSKERINARVEELLELVGLPGESYRKRYPSQLSGGQQQRIGLARAMAADPQVMLMDEPFGAIDAITRQNLQDELIRIQKKLNKTILFVTHDIHEAFKLGNKVIIMDQGEVQQYDTPFNILFHPANEFVAQLVASENIINRLKILKAETAVQPLTRTPDDTDIYIGKDEFLDSVLSKFFESGTKTIIVTDADGRPVGEIAWDQLNGLLHSKDDGTQTGSQNRIGEKVNIHAPIHS, from the coding sequence GTGAGCAAGACAGCGCTTGAATTTAAAAATATAAGAAAAAGGTTCTCCCATACGGAGACTGACGCCGTTTCCGATGTCAGCATTACCGTAGATGAAGGTGATTTTGTCACTATACTCGGGACATCCGGCTCCGGGAAAACCACGCTGTTAAAAATGGTCAACCGGATCTACGAAAGCACTTCGGGCGACATCTACTTCTATGGTGAAAATATTAAAAAGCTGAAAGTGGAGGACTACCGGAGAAAAATCGGCTATGTTATCCAGCAAATCGGGCTGTTCCCGCATATGACAGTAGCGGACAACATCGCTACAGTGCCCAAAATTCTTCGCTGGAGCAAGGAGAGAATCAATGCCCGCGTGGAAGAACTGCTTGAACTGGTAGGGTTGCCGGGCGAAAGCTACCGGAAGAGGTACCCTTCGCAGCTCTCTGGCGGGCAGCAGCAGAGGATCGGACTGGCGCGGGCAATGGCCGCTGATCCTCAGGTCATGCTGATGGATGAGCCGTTCGGCGCGATCGATGCGATCACAAGACAGAATCTGCAGGATGAGCTGATCCGCATTCAGAAAAAACTGAATAAAACGATACTTTTTGTCACTCATGATATTCATGAAGCCTTCAAGCTCGGCAACAAAGTCATCATTATGGACCAGGGGGAAGTCCAGCAGTATGATACGCCCTTCAATATTCTTTTTCACCCTGCCAATGAATTTGTTGCGCAATTAGTAGCATCTGAGAATATTATCAACCGGCTCAAGATTCTGAAAGCTGAAACCGCCGTGCAGCCATTAACCCGGACCCCGGATGATACGGATATCTATATCGGCAAGGATGAGTTTCTCGACAGTGTGCTGTCAAAGTTTTTTGAAAGTGGCACGAAAACGATCATTGTGACGGATGCGGACGGCAGGCCGGTCGGCGAAATCGCCTGGGATCAGTTAAACGGGCTGCTGCATTCAAAAGATGACGGGACGCAAACCGGCAGCCAAAACCGGATCGGTGAGAAGGTGAACATTCATGCTCCAATCCATAGCTGA
- a CDS encoding ABC transporter permease, with protein sequence MLQSIADFLAYFAKYYDKMLSMTLEHLQIVTLVLLISIIIAVPLSLALYHSHKLSTIVLAILGALYAIPSLAFFAILIPLCGLGMPTAVTVLVVYTQFILVRNILAGFKSVDPFLLEAGRGMGLSATQLFFRVQLPIAMPALLGGLRLAVISSIGMATIAATIGAGGLGTLLFDGLRMNFALKIVWGTVLASALSLIANRILLFFEKRAMKRARGELHQPKTGQPSKNLRQALEE encoded by the coding sequence ATGCTCCAATCCATAGCTGATTTTCTGGCCTACTTCGCCAAATATTATGACAAAATGCTGTCCATGACGCTTGAGCACCTGCAAATCGTTACGCTCGTCCTGCTTATTTCGATCATAATCGCCGTGCCGCTCAGCCTTGCTCTATATCATTCGCACAAGCTGTCAACGATTGTACTGGCCATACTCGGAGCGCTGTACGCCATTCCAAGCCTCGCCTTTTTTGCGATCCTTATCCCGCTTTGCGGATTGGGTATGCCTACCGCCGTTACTGTACTGGTCGTCTATACCCAATTTATTTTGGTGAGAAATATTTTGGCCGGTTTTAAATCGGTCGATCCGTTCTTGCTGGAAGCCGGCCGGGGTATGGGGCTTAGCGCCACGCAGCTATTTTTCAGAGTGCAACTGCCGATCGCCATGCCTGCCTTGCTCGGCGGTCTCAGGCTGGCGGTCATTTCCTCCATCGGAATGGCGACGATCGCGGCAACGATTGGAGCGGGAGGTTTGGGTACGCTGCTGTTTGACGGACTCCGCATGAATTTTGCATTGAAGATCGTATGGGGAACGGTATTGGCCTCGGCTCTGTCCCTGATCGCCAACCGAATTCTTTTATTCTTTGAAAAACGGGCGATGAAACGCGCGCGCGGCGAACTGCATCAGCCGAAAACAGGGCAGCCGTCCAAAAATCTTCGCCAAGCTCTTGAAGAGTAA
- a CDS encoding family 4 glycosyl hydrolase, whose translation MLYHKQYLKFVFIGAGSSFFTMRLVGDILSEPSLQSGHLALVDIHEGLLNETKTAVENLVGYAGGKFTVSAHTEVKAALNGADFVFFTFATGGYERWKNDIEICTSHGVLQSVGDTIGPGGIIRTLRTIPAVLDIAGEMEKRCPGAWIINYSNPEGAVCLALQKYTKIKSFGLCHGTPDTARWIAEKVFQVDPARLHFRAAGINHLTWFTNLTLDGVDVYPQLMEELHRSGMDKEEPISAELFRTYGLYPAPGDRHVGEFFPFFLKDQVLLDHDYAWKNNDFAAIDGWRSNLRQLFDEVRVRNTGYEKFLEGSGETATHFIRALVTGETASEMVNVINRGYIENISNGVIVELPAFIDSFGLHPQKIGALPDGIAHKCDTLGCEYLLAVDAAVTCDYSKALQAMYLDPLVSNCNYPDRLLKDLVKANLDVLPESWGNFL comes from the coding sequence ATGCTGTATCACAAGCAATACTTGAAATTCGTATTTATAGGCGCGGGAAGTTCTTTTTTCACCATGCGGCTTGTCGGCGACATTCTCAGCGAACCGAGTTTGCAGAGCGGGCATCTGGCCCTTGTCGATATCCATGAAGGCCTGCTGAATGAAACGAAGACTGCTGTGGAAAATCTGGTCGGATACGCAGGCGGGAAATTTACGGTGTCCGCGCATACCGAGGTTAAAGCCGCACTAAACGGAGCCGACTTCGTATTCTTCACTTTCGCGACCGGCGGATATGAGCGGTGGAAGAACGATATAGAAATCTGTACAAGTCACGGCGTGCTGCAGTCGGTCGGGGATACCATCGGTCCCGGCGGCATTATCCGGACTCTTCGCACCATTCCTGCCGTGCTTGACATCGCCGGCGAAATGGAGAAGAGATGTCCCGGGGCATGGATTATCAATTATTCCAACCCCGAAGGCGCCGTCTGTCTTGCGCTGCAAAAATATACAAAAATCAAATCGTTCGGGCTGTGTCACGGCACTCCCGATACTGCCCGCTGGATTGCGGAGAAAGTCTTTCAGGTGGACCCGGCAAGACTGCATTTCCGCGCCGCCGGCATCAATCATCTTACATGGTTTACGAATCTTACGCTTGATGGCGTCGATGTCTATCCGCAGCTTATGGAAGAGCTCCACAGGTCAGGCATGGACAAGGAGGAGCCGATCTCGGCGGAGCTGTTTCGCACGTATGGCCTTTATCCTGCGCCCGGGGACCGGCATGTCGGCGAGTTTTTTCCGTTTTTTCTTAAGGATCAGGTTCTGTTGGATCACGATTACGCCTGGAAGAACAATGACTTTGCCGCAATTGACGGCTGGCGCAGCAATCTTCGCCAATTATTCGATGAAGTGCGTGTGCGGAACACCGGCTATGAGAAATTTCTGGAAGGCTCGGGAGAAACTGCGACTCACTTCATCCGGGCGCTTGTAACCGGTGAGACCGCCTCAGAGATGGTCAATGTCATCAATAGGGGATACATCGAGAATATCTCGAACGGAGTCATCGTCGAGCTGCCCGCATTCATTGACAGCTTCGGCCTGCATCCGCAAAAAATTGGAGCCCTTCCGGACGGCATCGCCCACAAGTGCGACACGCTGGGGTGCGAGTATCTGCTCGCGGTGGACGCTGCTGTCACGTGCGATTATTCCAAAGCGCTTCAGGCGATGTATCTTGACCCGCTCGTCTCCAATTGCAATTATCCAGACCGCCTGTTGAAAGACCTTGTCAAAGCTAACCTGGATGTTCTTCCGGAAAGCTGGGGCAACTTTTTATGA
- a CDS encoding nucleoside hydrolase, which produces MNKIPLIMDVDTGTDDAIAIICALMSTEVLDIKAFTAVAGNVGVDLTSSNTLNIVDYLGFDIPVAVGAAKPLNKDLHTAISHGATGLGDVIVPKSDRAFYERDAADTIYEHAVAMQGELEIVAVGPLTNIAEAIIRYPDIVRLIKRITIMGGALRGGNMTPASEFNLYVDPDAGKIVFEAGIPLVMVGLDVTLKPQLPLAVVETVKRLDNKFANLAARIFDFMLRRCEQFGFDPPNVHDAIALASLIVPRLVTLNKYVMTVETEGTVTRGMTVADFNNVTGKEPNVSVAVDVDCNLFWDWMTGKFLSAERDG; this is translated from the coding sequence ATGAACAAGATTCCCCTGATAATGGATGTCGATACCGGCACAGACGATGCGATTGCCATCATCTGCGCGCTGATGAGCACGGAGGTGCTGGATATAAAAGCATTCACCGCCGTTGCCGGAAATGTCGGAGTCGATCTGACGAGCAGCAATACCCTAAATATTGTGGATTATCTTGGCTTTGACATCCCTGTTGCGGTCGGCGCGGCTAAGCCGCTGAACAAGGATTTGCATACAGCGATCAGTCATGGCGCAACCGGTCTCGGCGATGTGATTGTGCCGAAATCGGACAGGGCATTTTACGAAAGAGATGCGGCTGACACCATCTATGAGCATGCCGTTGCCATGCAAGGCGAGCTTGAAATTGTGGCCGTCGGCCCGCTTACCAATATTGCCGAGGCCATCATTCGTTACCCGGATATTGTCCGCTTAATCAAACGGATTACGATTATGGGCGGCGCACTCCGGGGCGGCAACATGACCCCGGCTTCCGAGTTCAATCTCTATGTTGATCCTGACGCTGGGAAAATAGTGTTCGAGGCCGGCATCCCTCTGGTGATGGTCGGGCTTGACGTGACGCTGAAACCGCAGCTTCCGCTTGCTGTTGTTGAAACCGTCAAGCGGCTGGACAACAAATTTGCGAACTTAGCTGCCCGGATTTTTGACTTTATGCTGCGCCGCTGCGAGCAGTTCGGATTTGATCCGCCGAATGTCCATGATGCCATCGCATTGGCCAGCCTGATCGTTCCCCGGCTCGTTACTCTGAACAAATATGTAATGACGGTAGAAACCGAAGGGACGGTAACCCGCGGCATGACCGTTGCCGACTTCAACAACGTTACGGGAAAAGAACCGAATGTGAGCGTTGCGGTTGATGTGGACTGCAATCTGTTCTGGGACTGGATGACGGGCAAATTCTTAAGTGCGGAGAGAGATGGCTAG
- a CDS encoding urocanate hydratase: MSRITAARGGELRCKGWRQEALLRMLENVLENGENQKELIVYASLGKAARNWPSYRAIVDTLKNLEEDETLVIQSGKPIGVFRTHRQAPLVVMANCNLVGRWATSENFYELQDKGLIIWGGLTAAAWQYIGSQGVIQGTYEIFQSIARLHFGGSLQGRFILTAGLGGMGGSQPLAGTMAGAAILCVEVAEDRIDKRIAAGYLQRKTASLDEALAWIEEAKGSGEALSVGLLGNAADVYPELLARGVLPDIVTDQTSAHDLLYGYIPRGYTPATAAEARKTDPAGLQEAAGTSIAVEVGAMLQFKALGSVVFDNGNNIRSQAVKYGVANAFDIDIFTEAFLRPLFARAIGPFRWIALSGDPQDIRTIDEYILREFSDNEIVSNWIKLANVHVPVEGLPARIGWFGHRDRSRLALAVNDMVREGKLSGPVAFSRDHLDAAAMAHPNIMTERMKDGSDAIADWPLLNAMLNCSSMADLVAIHSGGGGYAGYMTSAGVTIVADGKAESDLRLRTALDNDTGLGVLRYADAGYEESLDEVERKGIARIDTGRHEEIVAD; this comes from the coding sequence GTGAGCAGAATTACGGCGGCAAGAGGAGGAGAACTTCGATGCAAGGGCTGGCGGCAGGAAGCGCTGCTGCGAATGCTGGAGAATGTGCTGGAGAACGGCGAGAACCAGAAGGAGCTGATTGTCTATGCTTCATTGGGCAAAGCGGCGCGGAACTGGCCGTCTTACAGAGCCATCGTGGACACGCTGAAGAATCTGGAAGAGGATGAGACGCTGGTCATTCAATCGGGCAAACCGATCGGCGTCTTCCGCACGCATCGCCAGGCTCCGCTCGTTGTGATGGCGAACTGCAATTTGGTGGGCCGATGGGCGACCAGCGAGAACTTCTATGAATTGCAGGACAAGGGCCTGATTATCTGGGGAGGGCTGACCGCAGCCGCTTGGCAGTACATCGGTTCACAGGGCGTTATCCAGGGAACGTATGAAATCTTCCAGAGCATTGCGCGCCTGCATTTCGGCGGAAGCTTGCAAGGCCGTTTTATTCTGACCGCCGGCCTGGGCGGCATGGGCGGGTCGCAGCCGCTGGCCGGAACGATGGCGGGCGCAGCTATTCTATGCGTGGAGGTCGCGGAGGACCGGATCGACAAGCGCATTGCCGCAGGTTACTTGCAGCGCAAGACCGCAAGCCTGGACGAAGCGCTGGCCTGGATCGAAGAGGCGAAAGGCAGCGGAGAGGCGCTGTCGGTCGGCCTGCTCGGCAATGCGGCCGATGTCTATCCCGAGCTGCTGGCGCGCGGGGTGCTGCCGGATATTGTGACGGACCAGACCTCCGCGCATGATTTGCTCTACGGGTATATTCCGAGAGGCTATACCCCCGCCACTGCGGCGGAGGCCCGCAAGACGGACCCGGCTGGACTTCAGGAAGCCGCCGGAACGTCGATTGCGGTCGAGGTCGGAGCGATGCTGCAATTCAAGGCGCTCGGCTCGGTCGTCTTTGATAACGGCAACAACATCCGCTCCCAGGCGGTGAAGTACGGTGTCGCCAACGCTTTTGACATCGACATCTTCACGGAAGCCTTTCTGCGGCCCCTGTTCGCCCGGGCCATCGGCCCGTTCCGCTGGATCGCCCTCAGCGGCGACCCGCAGGATATTCGGACCATTGACGAATATATTTTGCGCGAATTCAGCGACAACGAGATCGTGTCGAACTGGATCAAGCTGGCGAATGTTCACGTACCGGTCGAAGGACTGCCTGCCCGGATCGGCTGGTTCGGCCACCGGGACCGCAGCAGGCTGGCGCTGGCCGTGAATGACATGGTCCGCGAAGGCAAGCTGAGCGGTCCGGTGGCGTTCTCGCGCGACCATCTGGATGCGGCCGCCATGGCCCACCCGAACATCATGACCGAGCGGATGAAGGACGGCAGCGACGCGATTGCCGACTGGCCGCTGCTGAACGCGATGCTGAACTGCTCCTCCATGGCCGATCTGGTGGCCATTCATTCCGGCGGCGGAGGTTATGCGGGGTACATGACAAGCGCCGGCGTCACCATTGTCGCCGACGGAAAGGCGGAGAGTGACCTGCGCCTGCGGACTGCCCTCGATAACGACACCGGACTGGGCGTGCTTCGGTATGCGGATGCCGGATACGAGGAGTCGTTAGACGAGGTGGAACGCAAGGGAATTGCAAGAATTGATACCGGCAGGCACGAAGAGATTGTGGCGGACTAA
- a CDS encoding DUF917 domain-containing protein codes for MRELTRDDVNAAVRGGSVFASGGGGWVDHGLDIGHAALSVGRPKLVSVDELPEDAVILTCTAIGAPAGRDWQMLGKDYIKAVQLVIDHYDGKIAGVMTPQNGMSSTINGWLPAAALGLVVVDATGDIRAHPTGKMGSLGLASSIDYETVQAVAGGKPELGSYIELVVKGTPARTSNILRTASDMAGGFIAAARHPLPAKYIKEHAALCGISIAIELGRAILAAEPDGAEAVLDTIVRHTKGRIVGKGTVTKKNVHYSGAFDIGTIEVEIPGSSLTLHVMNEYMAVDDRSGTRLTTFPDVITSIDLATGRPVSVGDLKEGQEIAVFAIDKSNVPLSSSVKDPSVYPEVEEVLGIDLQSYAFGKEKQVHA; via the coding sequence ATGAGAGAGTTAACGAGAGACGATGTAAACGCCGCGGTTAGAGGCGGTTCCGTATTTGCCAGCGGCGGGGGCGGCTGGGTGGACCACGGTCTGGATATCGGTCACGCTGCGCTCAGCGTAGGCCGTCCGAAGCTGGTGTCGGTCGATGAGCTGCCGGAAGACGCCGTTATTCTGACCTGCACGGCTATCGGCGCACCGGCGGGCCGCGACTGGCAGATGCTCGGCAAAGATTATATCAAGGCCGTACAGCTCGTCATCGACCACTATGACGGCAAAATTGCCGGGGTCATGACGCCGCAGAACGGAATGTCGAGCACGATCAACGGCTGGCTGCCGGCAGCCGCGCTCGGCCTTGTTGTTGTGGACGCCACCGGGGACATCCGCGCCCATCCCACCGGCAAAATGGGCTCGCTCGGCCTCGCCTCGTCCATTGATTACGAGACGGTTCAGGCGGTGGCCGGCGGCAAGCCGGAGCTGGGCAGCTACATCGAGCTGGTTGTCAAAGGGACCCCGGCGCGGACCTCGAACATTCTGCGTACCGCATCGGACATGGCCGGCGGCTTCATCGCCGCGGCGCGCCATCCGCTCCCGGCGAAATACATCAAGGAGCATGCCGCGCTGTGCGGCATCTCGATTGCGATTGAGCTGGGCCGGGCGATCCTGGCGGCCGAGCCGGACGGTGCGGAAGCGGTGCTTGACACGATCGTACGCCATACAAAGGGCAGAATTGTCGGCAAAGGTACAGTGACGAAGAAAAATGTGCACTATTCCGGCGCTTTTGATATCGGCACTATTGAAGTGGAAATCCCGGGGAGTTCTCTGACCCTGCACGTGATGAACGAATATATGGCGGTGGACGACCGGTCGGGCACACGGCTGACCACCTTCCCCGATGTCATTACGAGCATCGATTTGGCCACAGGCCGTCCGGTCAGTGTAGGGGATCTTAAGGAAGGGCAGGAGATTGCCGTATTTGCCATCGACAAGTCCAATGTTCCACTCAGTTCCAGCGTCAAGGACCCGAGCGTCTATCCCGAAGTGGAAGAGGTGCTGGGGATCGACCTCCAGAGCTACGCCTTCGGCAAGGAGAAGCAGGTTCATGCCTGA